A genomic segment from Anticarsia gemmatalis isolate Benzon Research Colony breed Stoneville strain chromosome 14, ilAntGemm2 primary, whole genome shotgun sequence encodes:
- the LOC142978478 gene encoding uncharacterized protein LOC142978478: MCWSCAAHTLDTHRIMHAFLALVIALAAPALAAPRDRLGFEREIDSSSFNQVPHPHGYVLDAEYLASQKNKAKLITKPLPNDAVIADNVILESNVLTIVRPAKRQVDSEVSPQLVRQRRGYNLENVRVPARYPYLAVPNYNRSRRWG, translated from the coding sequence atgtgttggTCGTGCGCGGCTCATACACTCGACACACACCGCATCATGCACGCGTTCCTCGCGCTTGTCATCGcgctcgccgcgcccgcgctcgCAGCGCCCCGGGACCGCCTCGGCTTCGAGAGGGAAATAGACTCCTCCAGCTTTAACCAAGTGCCTCATCCACACGGTTACGTCCTCGACGCGGAATACCTAGCTTCTCAGAAGAATAAGGCGAAGCTCATCACCAAACCGTTGCCCAATGACGCCGTCATCGCCGATAATGTGATATTAGAATCAAATGTGCTAACGATAGTGAGACCGGCCAAGAGACAAGTAGACAGCGAAGTGAGTCCTCAACTAGTGCGACAACGACGAGGATACAACCTGGAGAACGTGAGGGTGCCGGCGCGGTACCCATATCTGGCAGTGCCGAACTATAACCGCTCCCGTCGCTGGGGCTAG